The following is a genomic window from Variovorax paradoxus.
TGCTGATGCGCTCGGTCGAACTCGGCGACTCGCTGGGCGCCTCGCAGATTGCACGCCGCATCCTGGACGGTGTTGCCGCGAACCCCGATGCAAAACTCTCCGCCGTCGCTGCGCAACGCGCAGGCAGCCTGGTGCGTGCCGAGCACATGGCGCCCAAGGGGCTGCTGACGCCGCGCGAGCTGAACGTGTTGCGGCTCCTCGCCCAGGGCAAGACCAACCGGCAGATCGCCGAGGAGAGCAAGCGCTCCGCCCACACCGTCGGGGCCCAGCTCAAGAGCATCTTCTACAAGCTGGCGGTCAAGACGCGCACGCAGGCAGTGTGCGAGGCCACGCAGCAGGGCCTGCTGAACTGGAACACCTCGTCCTGACGCGAGCCGCGGCGCGCGGCTGAAACGCGCCTATTTCGTCGGCGAAGCCGGCGGTGCCGCAGGAGACGTCGTCTGCGGTGCACTCTGTGTCGGCGTGTCGGGCTTCACCGGGCCTTCTTCGCGCGTCTGCGTGAGCAGGTTGTAGGCCAGCGCTAGCACGAACACGAAAATCGCCGCACCCACGCCCCACCGAAAAACCCGCTTGTTGTCACGCTCGTCGTTTCTTGCTTGTTGAGCCTTCATCTGGTTCACCTTTCAGTGCAAGGCGCCAAGGCTGCGGCGGCTCATGCGCGCCAGGTGTCGGACAGCGGCGCGCAGCCCTGTCGCGAAACTCCCGCAGCACACATCGCTTGCACCAATGCGGCGCCGGCCTACGTATTTGTGCTCCCGGCCGCACTCGCGCCGCAGCCCGAAGCGCTAAAGATCCGGGCATGCAAACCAGCGAAACGATGTCTCCGGAAATGGATGCGCAGAGCGGGAGCCGTGCGAAGTCGGCCATCAGGACCGGCCTGATTGCGGGCGCGTTCGCCAGCGTGGCTTCGACCATTGCGCTGGGGGTATGCGGACGCTACGAGGCCGGCAGCTCCACCGCAACAACCAATGCCATCAGCCACTGGGTATGGGACCGCGAGGCCCTGTTCCGCAAGTCGCCCTCATTGCGCCACACGGTGCTCGGCTATGCCATTCACCACGGCTCGGCAACCTTCTGGGCGGTTCTCTATGCGTGGCTTCATGCCAACCGGCGGCCTGCCCGATCGGTGCCTGCTGCGCTCGGAGGCGCCGGCGTGGCCGCGGCCACCGCGTGCGCGGTCGACTACCTGGCGACACCCCGGCGGCTGACGCCCGGCTTCGAGCATCACCTGTCCAAAAGCGCCATGGCGGCGGTGTACGCGAGCTTTGCGGTCGGCCTGGCGCTGGGCTGCGCGGTGGCCAACCGCGAGCACCGGCAGTGAGGCCCCGCTGGCCGCGGCACGGGGAAGGGCAAAGAGTGAGGGTCGTGATCGTCGGCGCATCCGGATTTCTCGGGCGCGCGTTCGCCGAAGCCTTCGCACACCGCGGGGCGGACTTGCTGTGTACCGCGCGCGACGCCGGCAAGGCGCGTGCGGAGGCCGGCTGGCCGCAGACCCACACGCACTGGATCTCTGCCGACCTGGCGGAGGTTCCGCCGGCTTCCTTCTGGATGGAGCACCTGCGCCCCGGCGACATCGTCGTCAACGCGGCCGGCATATTGCGCGAGCGGCGGGCGGGCGATTTCGAGGCCATTCACCACCTGGGCCCCGCGCAGCTCTTCGATGCCTGTGTCCAGGCAGGGGCCGCGCTGGTGATCCAGGTTTCGGCACTCGGCGCTACGCCCGCCGCACCTGGCGGCTATCACCGCAGCAAAGGCGCGGCCGATCGCCACCTGCGGCAGTGCCGCGTGGCTTCGGCCATCGTGCAGCCTTCGCTGGTGTGGGGCGACGAAGGCGCGAGCGCGGGCCTCTTTGCCACCTTGGCCGTCATGCCCATGCTGCTGCTGCCGGGCGGCGGCCACCAATGGCTGCAGCCCGTGCACTTGCACGACGTGGTCGCGGGCGTGCTGGCGCTGGCCGAGGCACGGCCCGTGGGCAGCCGCACCATCGCCTTCGTGGGGCCCGAGCCGGTGAGCCTGCGCACCTACCTGGCCGACCTGCGGCGCCAACTCGGCTATGCGCACCAGGCCTGGGTGCTGCCGCTGCCCGAGCGCCTTTTCAGGCTTGGCGCAACGCTGGCCGGGCGGTGGAAAGGCAGCTTTCTCGACCCCGAGACCGCGGGCATGCTGCTGCAAGGCAATGCCGCACCCGCGGCCGACCTGCAGGCCTGGCTCGGGCGCGCGCCGCGCTCGCACCGCGCTTTCGTTCCGGCCCATGGCGTGCAGGCGCTGCGCCGCGCGGCCTGGCTGCAATGGATGCTGCCGCTGCTGCGGTGGTCCGTTGCGCTGGTGTGGATCTGGACTTTCGTCGTCTCCATCGGGCTTTATCCGCGCGGCCAGAGTCTTGCGCTGCTGGCCCGCGTGGGCGCCAGCGGCCTATGGGCCGAACTGCTGCTCGACGGCGCCGCGCTGTTCGACCTGGCCCTCGGCATCGGCACGATCGCGCTGCCCGCCGCCTGGCGCAGCCGGGTGCTTTGGCCGCTGCAGCTTGCGTTGATCGCCTTCTACACGGCCGCCATCACATGGGCCATGCCGGAGTTCTGGCTGCATCCCTTCGGCCCGCTCTCCAAGAACCTGCCGATGTGCGCAGCCATCGCCTTGCTCTGGGCCATGGAGCCGTCCACGCGCCGTGGCACGCATGCCCCACCCGAGCCACCTTGAAAGCCGCACCATGGAATACCTCGTCCTGAAATACGTGCACGTGATCTCGTCGACCCTGCTGTTCGGCACCGGCATCGGCTCGGCCTTCTACCTGCTGGCCACCACCTTGTCGTGCGATGTGCGGGCGGTGGCGGTCGTCTCGCGCATGGTGGTGCGTGCCGACTGGCTCTTCACGGCCACCACGGCCGTGCTGCAGCCGGCCACCGGCTTGTGGCTGGTGCATCGCATGGGCATGCCCTTTTCCACGCCGTGGATCGAGGCCTCGCTGGTCTGCTACGTGCTGGCCATTGCATGCTGGCTGCCCGTCGTCTGGCTGCAGATGCGGCTGCGCGACCTGGCGGCAGAAGCGGCAGAGCGCAACACGCCGCTGCCGCCGCGCTACTGGCTTTTGTTCAAGTGGTGGGTGGCGCTGGGCGTGCCGGCGTTCTTTCTCTTTCTTGCGCTCTTCTGGCTGATGATCGCCAAGCCCGCGCTCGGCGGCGCCTGATCAGACCGTGGCTTTTGCGCGTTCGATGATTCCGCGCACCATGAACGAAAGGGTGCACAGGTAGCGCGCATCGGCCGAGAGCGATCGGCTCATCGCCAGGGCCAGTTTCTCGAAGTCCTTGTCGGCCGGGCCGCCCTGGCCCGTATCGCCGCTTTGCCTCGCAAGCGCCTCGGTAATGCGGTTTTGCGCCTGCAGGTAGTCGGCCCGGAGCAGCACGCTGCGCGCAAGGAGCACGTCCAGGTTCAAAAGGTCCAGTGCGGTCATGTGGCGTGTCCTTTCTGTGTCCCTTCTTCAACCCAGCGCCGTATCCAGCACCATCATCAGCACGAATCCGACCATCAGGCCGCCCGTCGCGTAGGCTTCGTGCCCCTGCCGGTGCGATTCCGGAATGATCTCGTGGCTGATGACGAACAGCATGGCGCCCGCGGCCAGCGCAAGGCCCCAGGGCAGCAGGCTGGCCGTGAGCGTCACCACCGTGGCGCCCAGCACCGCCATCAGCGGCTCCACCAGCCCCGAAGCCACACCCAGGCCCACGGAAAGGAACCGGCTGTAGCCGACCCCGCGCAGCGCCAGCGCCACCACCATGCCTTCGGGCACGTCCTGGATGGAGATGCCCGTTGCCAGCGCGGTGGCCGCCACTGCGTCGGAGCCCGCAAAGGCCACGCCGATGGCGAGCCCCTCGGGCAGGTTGTGCAAGGCAATGGCCAGCACAAAGAGCCATACGCGCTTCAGCTTTCTTGCCCTGGGCCCCTCGAGGCCTTTGACGAAATGCTCGTGCGGAACCAGGCGGTCGATGGCCAGCAGCAGCGCTGCGCCCAGCAGCACGCCTGCGCCGACGATTCCTCCGGCAGCCCATGCGCCGGCGCCTTGTGCCCGCGCGGCATCCAGGCTCGGAATCACCAGCGAGAACGACGTGGCGGCAAGCATCACGCCGGCGCCGAAGCCCAGCATGGTGTCGCAGCTGCGCTGGGAGAACTGCTGCGAAAGCGCGATGGGCAGCGTGCCCAGTGCCGTGGCCAGCGCGGCCAGGCTGCCGCCGAGCAAGGCACCACGCACGCGCGGGTCGCCGCGCATGATCGCCTCGGCCGCCTCGAAGGCCAAAAGCCCCAGGCCCAGTGCAACGATGCAAAAGCCAAGCACTCGCCGCACCGGTCGCATCCTGGGGCCTCGCGCAAACAGCAGATCAAGGGTCGTCATCTTCAAACAGGCGATACGCTCGCAAAAAAGGCGGCGGCCACCATGGCCGCCGCCAAACTCGCACCCACGGGAAAAATATGGTTGCCGAGCCGGTGGGTTCACCCAGCCGCAGATTCAGGGTGCCCAAGAGCGCCGGGCGTAGGAACGTTTCTCGTGTGGGTGGCAGCGCAGACTACATGGGCGGCCTTTGAGCGCACTGCGCTGAAGACTTCTGTTCGCATGGGCTGCACGAGCGCGAGCGCGAACGGCTTCAGGCGATTTCTTCAAGACCGCGCCGGAGCGCCTGGGTGTAGCGCTTGCACTGCGCGTCGAGGCGGGTCTGCTCGATGGGATCATGAGCGTCTTGCGCTGCCATCGAGTAGTGGCCGAGCTGGAACGCGAGGTATGCCGGTGTGTAGAACCTCAGCAGCTGAACATCGATCGGGCAATCGCGCCTTGAGAGACCGTCCAGCAGCGCTGCCAGCTCATCTGCGTCAAGCCCAAACTCGACCTGTGCGCCGGCAACATCCCAAGCCGGGTCCTGGCAGCCGACCAGGTCGTGGCCGGCATGGTGATCTACGGCGTCGGTCTTCAACAGGCGGTCTTCGACCGCCAGCCATTCCCATGCGTGCATGCGGTCGTCCGTTTTTACGCGGCGCACTCGGCCTTGCAGCCGCTCCGCTTGGCCCTGGTAGCGCATCCATGCGCCCGCAAGTTCGCTGCCCAGGGCTTCGCCGCTGTTGTGGTGTCCCATTTCATACAGTGCCTGCAGCGATGCGCCGCTTTCCTGCGAAGCGGGAAAGCTGCGCGCCCGAAAGGCGATGTAGCCGGCGAGGCGTTCGATCAGCCGGCCCCGAAGTTCCGCGGATTGCAAGCGAATGGGCGAGAGCGGCGCCATCTCGCCATGCCATCGTTCCACCATGAAGCCGTGGCAAAGGCCGGCCACGGAGGGGGAGAAACCAGCTTCCGCCAACTTCACGGCGCAAGCGAAGCGTTGCCGCGCCGCGTGGCCGAGGCCGCCGAACTTCACGAGCCACGTGCCTGAGTTGCCGCGCGCGAGAAACTTGCGTCGCTCCTGCCATGGATGGGCCGGGGGCATCTCGTTGGAGGCGTGGTCGTGCCCACGCCGCCATCCGCCCCCGGTGACGTCGGCAAGCGGCGAATGGAGCGGGCCGACCAGCGCTTCGACCCAGCCCTGCAGCCGATGCGCGGGTTTCGCGGCGTTCAGGATGAGTTCGTCGAACCCCATCACGTGCACTGCAGCAGCCTGCCTCCACAGTGCACGCGTCCCGTCGCTGGCTTGCGCGCCCGGACCATTCGCATGCCCCGGAAAGAGATGGATGTGGTCCGCGGGCACGCCTTCGTCGCGCAGGCGCCGTATCACGCCCGCCATCGACGAACCCGAGAGCCCCGGCCCTTCGTCGACGATGGCGTGATGCGCCGCCGGGCTTGCAAGCGGTGCATCGGCCAGCGAAACGCGCCGATCGAACGGATGCCCCACCGGCCGCAGCGTCACCGGCGAAGGGGCTTCGAGCGCCACTGCCGCCATGGCGGCCAGGCTGGTGCCGATGCTGCGCAGGCCTATCACGCGCCACGGCTCGAGCCGCGTCCGAAGCCGCTTCGCAGCGACGAAGTGGCCTTCCGGATACAGCGCATAGAACGCGTATCCCTCGGGCTGCTTCACCCGCAGTTCGATGGATGGAAGCACTGCTTCGAACGCGGCAAGCATCTCTTCCGCGCGGCCTTCTTCATCCGCGGGCTGCATGGCGGAAAAACCTGTTTCCCAGGAATGGGCGCACAGCCCGGCCACCGCCATGGTGAGCGCCATGGCGGCATGGGTTTCGGGCGATTGCACGTCGCGCCTTCCCGCCGCAAGAAAGCGCGCATCCGCAACGCCCTGCACGAGCTCTCCCGCCTCGATGAGCGCATCCACCAGCAGCCCATGCCTGCCGATGCCCGCCGGAGAAGCCCGCGCGTGCGAAAGCTGGCTGCGCAGCCTGGCCAGCTTTTGTGCGGCCGGCTCCTGCCGTGTGGCGTCTCCGTAGACGAGCATCAGCGGCTGCGCATGTGGCGGTATGCAATGGCCTGGAACGAATCGAAATCGGGTACCTCCCACGGCGCGCGCCGCAGCTCGCGATGGCGCGCCAGCCATTCGCTCCAGCATGCGAACTGCGCGGGGGAGGGCGACACCAGAGCCCTGCGGTTTTTCATGAGCTCCAGCGCATCGAGCGGGCGCTCGCCGCGAAACACCATTACGCACAGCGCGAGCGTGGCCGAGCGGCCGATCCCGTGTTCGCAGTGAATGAGCACGCGTTCGCCGCGGTCGAGCGCGGCGCTGGCAAAGGCCACGCCTTCGTCGAGATTCTCGGCATCGACGCCGCACATGTCTTCGGTCGGCAAGTGAAGCAGCGTCATGCCGTGGCGGCGGAGCACAGCCTCGTCGTCCTTCGCTTCATTGCGCAGGTCGACCACCGCGCGGATGCGGTGCGCAGAGGCGAGTTCTTCGGCGCGCTCCGACGGAAAGCTGCCGCCCACGGCAAGCTCCTGCGTGATCCAGCTGAAGTTGGGTGTCCAGGTCGTCATCGTGCGCAGTCGTCGAAAAAAGTTCATGGCAACCGGCATGCCCGGGGCGTGCCGCCTTTGTTCCGGCACACCACGTTATGTCTGCTCATCAATGCAGTCAACCATGCCCCACGGTGCTGTCCTGTTCCTTCCTCGAAAAATTTCTGCTAGGTTTTTTCAACACGCTTACACCACCACGAACATCGGCACTCATCCGTTCTCTCCATGAAAATTTCAGTCCTCGGTACCGGCTATGTAGGTCTCGTCACGGGCAGCTGCCTGGCGGAAATCGGCAATGAAGTCGTCTGCTTCGACGTCGATCAACGCAAGGTCGAAATCCTGCAGTCGGGCGGTGTTCCGATTCACGAGGAAGGGCT
Proteins encoded in this region:
- a CDS encoding protein-tyrosine phosphatase family protein, giving the protein MTTWTPNFSWITQELAVGGSFPSERAEELASAHRIRAVVDLRNEAKDDEAVLRRHGMTLLHLPTEDMCGVDAENLDEGVAFASAALDRGERVLIHCEHGIGRSATLALCVMVFRGERPLDALELMKNRRALVSPSPAQFACWSEWLARHRELRRAPWEVPDFDSFQAIAYRHMRSR
- a CDS encoding helix-turn-helix transcriptional regulator, translating into MSAATAAAGVVRHLFAEANETDLALLMRSVELGDSLGASQIARRILDGVAANPDAKLSAVAAQRAGSLVRAEHMAPKGLLTPRELNVLRLLAQGKTNRQIAEESKRSAHTVGAQLKSIFYKLAVKTRTQAVCEATQQGLLNWNTSS
- a CDS encoding ZIP family metal transporter; translated protein: MTTLDLLFARGPRMRPVRRVLGFCIVALGLGLLAFEAAEAIMRGDPRVRGALLGGSLAALATALGTLPIALSQQFSQRSCDTMLGFGAGVMLAATSFSLVIPSLDAARAQGAGAWAAGGIVGAGVLLGAALLLAIDRLVPHEHFVKGLEGPRARKLKRVWLFVLAIALHNLPEGLAIGVAFAGSDAVAATALATGISIQDVPEGMVVALALRGVGYSRFLSVGLGVASGLVEPLMAVLGATVVTLTASLLPWGLALAAGAMLFVISHEIIPESHRQGHEAYATGGLMVGFVLMMVLDTALG
- a CDS encoding DUF2269 family protein, with amino-acid sequence MEYLVLKYVHVISSTLLFGTGIGSAFYLLATTLSCDVRAVAVVSRMVVRADWLFTATTAVLQPATGLWLVHRMGMPFSTPWIEASLVCYVLAIACWLPVVWLQMRLRDLAAEAAERNTPLPPRYWLLFKWWVALGVPAFFLFLALFWLMIAKPALGGA
- a CDS encoding SDR family oxidoreductase, producing the protein MIVGASGFLGRAFAEAFAHRGADLLCTARDAGKARAEAGWPQTHTHWISADLAEVPPASFWMEHLRPGDIVVNAAGILRERRAGDFEAIHHLGPAQLFDACVQAGAALVIQVSALGATPAAPGGYHRSKGAADRHLRQCRVASAIVQPSLVWGDEGASAGLFATLAVMPMLLLPGGGHQWLQPVHLHDVVAGVLALAEARPVGSRTIAFVGPEPVSLRTYLADLRRQLGYAHQAWVLPLPERLFRLGATLAGRWKGSFLDPETAGMLLQGNAAPAADLQAWLGRAPRSHRAFVPAHGVQALRRAAWLQWMLPLLRWSVALVWIWTFVVSIGLYPRGQSLALLARVGASGLWAELLLDGAALFDLALGIGTIALPAAWRSRVLWPLQLALIAFYTAAITWAMPEFWLHPFGPLSKNLPMCAAIALLWAMEPSTRRGTHAPPEPP